A single genomic interval of Helianthus annuus cultivar XRQ/B chromosome 6, HanXRQr2.0-SUNRISE, whole genome shotgun sequence harbors:
- the LOC118479493 gene encoding uncharacterized protein LOC118479493, with protein MPTELPPQMQHPIQPTENCGQQKMKEFIDHLFGDDEVPVQLPQMHGLAPEVPVQMHDIPLDTADLQQDAAPGPFSSGFYSEEQLVSKFQSLMFANNRGLTDMIKSELLQSFRMAPVNTPCYTRTPMEQSQKQDDNAAADSYFNFDNDVYHVSINPENLTEEANEDPEMIKLRRSERLVKPAKSLLSPFVVYRNIKLKQKKIANDEDNLIKTIKNWAPTSGVRELTLTAGGSVGPNFWAALLGTDDDVPQQSGPLGDCGVWVCIFLDRLINKKPLNNGEDTSITATRMRRHLAILFYNSLIPKQSVDEIEEDDIEYI; from the exons ATGCCGACTGAATTACCCCCTCAAATGCAACATCCAATCCAGCCAACTGAAAACTGCGGCCAGCAAAAAATGAAGGAGTTCATTGACCACTTGTTCGGTGATGATGAAGTACCAGTTCAGTTGCCTCAAATGCACGGATTAGCACCTGAAGTACCGGTTCAGATGCATGATATTCCGTTAGACACGGCTGACTTGCAACAGGATGCTGCTCCCGGTCCGTTTTCGTCAGGATTTTATTCTGAAGAGCAGCTTGTTTCTAAATTTCAGTCACTGATGTTCGCAAACAACCGGGGGTTGACTGACATGATCAAGTCGGAGTTGTTGCAAAGTTTTCGTATGGCTCCGGTTAATACTCCATGCTACACACGAACACCGATGGAACAATCACAAAAACAAGATGATAAT GCGGCAGCTGATTCGTATTTTAACTTCGATAACGATGTGTATCATGTGTCAATAAATCCCGAAAATCTTACGGAAGAAGCC AATGAGGATCCGGAGATGATCAAACTGAGGCGTTCCGAAAGGCTTGTGAAGCCCGCCAAGTCTCTGCTATCACCGTTTGTAGTTTACAGAAACATTAAGCTGAAGCAAAAAAAGATAGCAAATGATGAAGATAATTTAATCAAAACGATAAAAAATTGGGCACCAACTAGCGGCGTTAGAGAACTAACCCTCACGGCAGGTGGAAGTGTTGGTCCTAATTTCTGGGCGGCATTGCTAGGCACTGACG ATGACGTGCCACAGCAGTCGGGACCATTAGGGGACTGTGGGGTTTGGGTTTGTATATTTCTGGACCGGTTGATTAACAAAAAACCACTAAATAATGGTGAAGACACAAGCATAACGGCTACAAGGATGAGGCGCCATCTTGCGATACTTTTCTACAACTCGCTTATACCTAAACAATCAGTCGACGAAATAGAAGAGGACGATATTGAATATATTTAA
- the LOC110944365 gene encoding uncharacterized protein LOC110944365 — MHNKTPQIHIGKDSHLVSSDLTTNSSTIVLQQPTNNNNNCTNENNNPQHNITIHDNDYINPVITQHNSKPHKRPISPQTTTNSPPITTFSPEKHHHRNRFSRSKTVAFQLLTRLKRLQTHLRLILLLSIPLLYFFIPHPTYSLVLDFLSALAFSSALLFSLNLGLPKLPSFRTLLARSFPVKLHSSTRVSRVSRTPLPVFWSIGSKAKGKTKTKRVNSGCWVQAYSNGDVYEGEFHKGKCSGCGVYYYYMSGRYEGDWVDGKYDGYGVETWVKGSRYRGQYRQGLRHGYGVYRFYVGDVYAGEWSNGRSHGCGVHSCEDGSRYAGEFKWGVKHGVGYYHFRNRDAYAGEYFADKMHGFGVYSFANGHRYEGSWHEGKRQGFGVYTFRNGETRSGHWQNGVLELSPPCPDYRSKVLNAVLEARRAAEKAYEAAGKMDERVNNAVISANRAANAARVAAIKAVQKQMHQRRNSDELPVPVVQNLHQLPTQLTA; from the exons ATGCATAACAAAACCCCCCAAATTCACATCGGAAAAGATAGCCACCTTGTCTCTTCCGATCTAACCACAAATTCATCAACAATAGTGTTGCAACAACctaccaacaacaacaacaattgcACAAATGAAAACAATAACCCACAACACAATATCACAATCCATGATAATGACTATATTAATCCAGTCATTACACAACATAATTCAAAACCACATAAACGCCCCATTTCCCCACAAACCACAACCAATTCACCTCCCATAACAACTTTCTCACCCGAAAAACATCATCATCGTAACCGCTTTTCCCGCTCGAAAACCGTTGCGTTTCAACTCCTTACCCGCCTAAAACGCCTTCAAACTCACCTCAGATTGATTCTATTACTATCTATCCCGTTATTATACTTCTTCATCCCGCACCCGACGTATTCGTTAGTGCTTGATTTCTTATCCGCTTTAGCGTTTTCGTCCGCGTTGTTGTTTTCGTTGAACCTGGGCCTGCCGAAACTCCCTTCGTTTCGAACGTTGCTCGCGCGGTCATTTCCTGTGAAGCTACATTCGTCGACCCGAGTTTCTAGAGTTTCCAGAACACCGTTACCGGTGTTCTGGTCGATCGGGTCTAAAGCAAAGGGTAAAACCAAGACAAAGAGGGTGAACTCTGGGTGCTGGGTGCAGGCTTATAGTAATGGGGATGTGTATGAGGGTGAGTTTCATAAGGGAAAGTGTTCTGGATGTGgggtttattattattatatgagTGGGAGATATGAGGGTGATTGGGTTGATGGGAAGTATGATGGGTATGGGGTGGAAACATGGGTGAAGGGTAGTCGTTATCGCGGGCAGTATAGGCAAGGGTTGAGGCACGGGTACGGGGTTTATCGGTTTTACGTTGGTGATGTTTACGCGGGTGAGTGGTCTAATGGTCGTAGCCACGGGTGTGGTGTGCATAGTTGCGAAGATGGGAGTCGGTATGCAGGTGAGTTTAAGTGGGGTGTTAAACATGGTGTTGGTTATTACCATTTCAG AAATCGCGATGCGTATGCTGGAGAATATTTTGCTGACAAAATGCACGGGTTTGGAGTGTATAGTTTTGCGAACGGGCATAGGTACGAAGGATCTTGGCATGAAGGAAAAAGGCAAGGGTTTGGAGTTTACACGTTTAGAAATGGTGAAACGCGATCTGGGCATTGGCAGAATGGCGTTCTTGAGTTATCACCGCCGTGTCCTGATTATCGTTCCAAAGTTCTTAATGCGGTTCTG gaagcaagaagagcagcAGAGAAAGCATATGAGGCAGCCGGAAAAATGGATGAAAGAGTGAACAATGCGGTGATATCTGCCAATCGGGCAGCCAATGCTGCCCGAGTGGCCGCCATAAAGGCAGTACAAAAACAAATGCACCAAAGACGAAATAGCGATGAGCTTCCTGTCCCCGTGGTGCAAAACCTCCATCAGCTGCCAACTCAGTTGACCGCTTGA